In Verrucomicrobiota bacterium, the DNA window AAATGGCGCTAATGTGGCTTGGCTTTTCCTGCTTGGCGACCCCACTTGGACGACTCCTCCGGGGCCCGGGGCTGTAACGGCCACTCCTGTGGGCAGGAGCAGTGACCGCTTTATCCAGATTGTTATTCGTGCCGAGGAATTCGTGCCGCCGCGCTGGTCTCTCTCTCCTTCGTTCGAATTATACAATCTCACCAGCCAAAGAACCTTCTATGTCCCGGATGTCATCTATGAGTCCGGAGCGACTTCGGTCCGGGCAAACTTTCGTTCTCAACTGATAACCAGAGCTGGCGGGGCGGCTAATTCATCACTCGCCGAAGGCATCACTGCGGGATACAGTCTTCCCTCGACGACAGGATATCAGCAAATGTCCGGTGTTACGCCGGGCACAATTGGCATTTACATCGGCCCCTTTGCTTCGGGATCGACAGTCAGTTTCAAGCTCAAGCTTCGTATGATTTTCGAAGTCGCATGTTCTCATGTGAATAATCTCCCGATTTCAAGCCCTTTTGCCTGGGCGGCAATTCCCGGAATTTTTGACGAGCCTGCGGATCCGAATCTAGCCACTGCCGGTGTCTCGGATATGCTCGAGTTCCGTTTCGACAATTTCGATGTGAATGGGATTATTCCAGATATTGAGTCCCTTCAGGCAAATGATCCTCGCGTGACACGCAAGGGAGCGAACTGGGTTCAGACAAGCAGCGACACCTTGGGAGCTCAGAATTCCAATTACACCGGCGGTACGGATGGCAATGATTCCGACCTGTCGCGGCCGCCCGGCCTGCTTCAGTTCGTACGCGGCCGCCTCAGGGGCCGCTTGGGCCCCGGCACTGGTAGCCAGGACTTACATTCGCAGAATGTGGAGAGCCAGTCCGCATCCTGCATCCTTGGCTTGCCCGGTGTGGGCTATCTCTCCAGCGTCCCGACGGGTGTTGATTCGGGCAAGCCCTGGGCAACCTTCAAGTTTTTCGACGCGGGTGAGGCGGTTCCCGATTGGTTGTTGTGGAATTACTTCTATGTCCCGTTTGATCGGAGCATCGCGAACCAGACCGACGGGAAGATGAACATCAACGCCACCCTCTGGCCATGGGGAATCACCCGCAAGAAGCCGCTGGAAGCGCTCCTGGGAAACCGGGTGGCTGACTCTGATACGCGGAAAACGCTTGCTACTGCTATCGCAACGACGGCCGCATCCGGCGGTAAAGCGATCGGCCCGGATGACCTTTTTGTGTATCAAGGCCAAATCATGACGGTACCCGGCATGTCGGCTGGAGCGAATGAATACGAGAAGGAATCCCTGGCACGATCCCTGGCGGACATAGTCACGACACAATGCGATGACTATCGCGTGTTCGTGACCGCGGAATCAATGAAGGAAGGCCCAACTGGGAAACTGACCACCATGGCCACCAAAAGGATCGAGGCAACATTAAGCCGAAGTGTCGATGAGGGAGGGACTGGTATGTATCCTGGGCAGATAATGCAAGGTCCGAAACGCTTTGATGTCATCACCCGCTCCGGTTACCAGACCTCCGGTAGTAGTGCCACCAGAATCAATGCCTACACTAACACCTCTGGCCAATCCTTTACCGGACTCGATGGCCGGCCAGGCACCAGTGACGACTGGATCATCCCGCAAAAAATTGAGATTTCCGATTTACGCTACCTCGAATGAAAACCCTCCTCCGCTCATCGCTCCTCTCTTTATTTCTGCTTCGATGCGCCGCCGCTCTGGCCCAACAGACCGCTGCCAGCCCCACTCCCGAGTTACTGCCCGAGGAGAATCGCAAAGGCCCCCCCATGCTCACGGTGGATCCCTCCTCGCTCTTGGCTGCATTTCCCCCTGTCTCAAGGGACTGGCAGCTTAAGAGATCCGATGGTCGGATGGATGTCTCTGTTCAGAGCTTGCCGACCACGGTGGCGACCCGTGCCTACCGGGTTCCTGTTACCAAAGAGATGCCGGAATTCACTCTCACGATCAAGGTGGTCGATCTCGGTTCCCAGACATCGACTCTTCATGATTTCCAGAACCAGTTGTTAAGAGCGGATCAAGCCTCTGATAGCAAGACCATCCCGTTCAAGCCTCCGGGCGGATCGAAGGGGCTCATCAAGGATCGGGGGAATGACATGTGGCGGTTCGACGCCCCGGGTGCCCGGCGCTTTGTTTTCCAAATCGATGCCGGCCCGATGACGCAGGAGCAGTTCAAAGCACTCTTGGGCGCATTGGATTTATCAGGGCTTCTCACTCTCGAAAAAACCGCAAGAGAAGTGCTGGCCAAAGGCACGAAATTTGCCGTGCAGCGGGTGGATGAGATGAATCCAGCCAACACGCGAAACAGCACGGTAAACCTCATCGAAGTGAAACCAAATGAAAAGAAAGGAGAATAAGCTCCCTCTGGTTCTGCCAGCCAAGGGAATCCTCGACGGCAAGTTCCTCTCCTCTCCCCGCACCCGATGCATCCGGACCATCCGCCGGAGGAACGGAAGAAGGGACGCGTTCAGTCTCCTTGAGTTATTGCTCGCCATCGCCATAATGGTTCTCTTGGTTTCGCTGACAACTATTGGAGTCTCCTCCGTCATGCAAGGGCCATCGCTCACTGCAGGGGCGCGGACGGTCTCAGACTCCTTGCAAATTGCCCGTGGGAGCGCCCAGTCCGGAGGTGATGCCACGGTTGTAGTTTTCAGGACCAGTGGCGAGGCGGCATGGAGAAGACTCGCCGTCTTTGAGGCGAGAACCGGCACTGGGGGAGTGTGGGAGTGGAGCCAAACCATGCCATGGAAGACGCTGAAAGAGACTGCTTTTGTTGATCCGAATTACGACGCGACGACCGAGTCGTGGACCACCACACCCGATGGATTGGCCGCCGCTCAATCCAACTTGGCTGTGACACTGCCAGTGGCGCCTCTGCGCGATGGGAGTAACAACTTGGTGATCGGGACTGATTTTCGAGCTGTTGCATTCGGCCCCGGCGGCGGTCTTCTCAGCATGACAGGCAAGGCTGTGTCGATCCGGATTGCTTCGGGTCACATCATCGGTAACAACATTGTGATTGATGGCGGTTCCACCCCTAAAAACTCCGTGCTGCTGGTGATCGAACCTGTCACCGGTCGGGTCAAGGAAATCCGCGACTGATCGGCCAAAAAGAGGCGATTAGGCTTTTAGACTGAAGGCTGATGGCTGATGGCGGATCCCCGCGAAGCGGGAGGGGATAGGGAGCTGGGAGCTGGGAGCTGGGAGCTGGGAGCTGGGAGCTGGGAGCTGGGAGCTGGGAGCTGGGAGCTGGGAGCTGGTAGTTGGTAGTTGGTAGTTGGTAGTTGGTAGTTGGTAGTTGGGGAGATTTTTCCTTTGGTATTCAATCCCGACCCGCCTGCCAAGTTCCCTCCATTCCTGATTTCCTGATAAAATTCTTTGTCACCACTTTCTATTGCAACTTTTGGGATGATTCACCACGAAGGGGGATCCAAGGGCAATCCAAGGAGTCAGCCAAAGGGCGGAAAAGAGGGGCATGGGCTCTGCATCGCAGAGCAGGATTGCCTGTGGGCTCACTCTTGCAAGCTAGCTTGCAGAGATGAGCACACTGTCAATCACACTCAAGTTCCGACATGTCGAAACTTCCTCCATGCCAGCCAACAGCAGCCTTCGTGGTTAAAAATGCAGTCTTCCGCCTTTCTCCCAAAAGACCAACAACCAGCAATCTGAAGTCGAGCGTCGAGCGTCGAGCGTCGAGAGCCAAGTCACCTGGAGGTGACGCGGCAGACTGCCGAAGGCAGCCCCAGCGGGGCGGCACCGCTTGCCGGGCGGCAAGTGCCGTCAATCGAAGGTCGAGGGCTCAATCAACAATCAACAATCCGCCTCCCTACCAACAGCCCTCCACCCACATGGCGGTTGAAAACCATGACAGGTTTGTTTAGAAACATCTTTTCCGTTTCGATCTGTCCCTCCTCCCAACCCCTAAAACCCCACTTCAACCCCACTCCTTGGATATGCGTCCTTTTTATTCCCGTCTCGCTTTGACCGCCGCCGCGCTGCTTCTCGGGGCGTTCCCCTGTTCCACCTTCGCCTTGAGCGTTCCCTCCTTCTTTTCAGAAAACATGGTGATCCAGCGCGATGTTCCCGTGCCGGTTTGGGGCAAGGCGGCGGATGGTGAGACGATCACGGTGATCTTCGGTGACCAGAAGGTCACGACCGTGGCCTCGGGTGGTAAATGGAAGGTCACCCTGGCACCGACGCCGGCCGGCGGTCCGTACACGCTCGCGATCTCGGGAGCGAACCCTAAAGAGACCATCCTTCTCACGCAGGTCCTGGTGGGGGATGTCTGGATCGTGGCCGGGCAGTCCAACTCCCTGATTCCGCTTCACAACTGCGACGGGGCGGAGGAGGCGATCGCCACGCGCGGCAACTACCCGAACATCCGCGTGCTCTCTATGGGAAGCCGTGACTTGCCGAAGGTCGCCGAGCCGCGTGACGAGGCGTATTCGTTCTGGGGCGCCTGCAAGTGGGAAAACGCCTCCTATCTCGCGCCGCGTTGGAGTTCCGGTGACAAGCCGCTCTCCCAGACGGTTCCAGGGTGCGTGAGCGGCCTGAGCTATTTTTTTGCGCGTGAGCTGACGGACTATTTGAAGGGAAGCGTC includes these proteins:
- a CDS encoding prepilin-type N-terminal cleavage/methylation domain-containing protein, which gives rise to MKRKENKLPLVLPAKGILDGKFLSSPRTRCIRTIRRRNGRRDAFSLLELLLAIAIMVLLVSLTTIGVSSVMQGPSLTAGARTVSDSLQIARGSAQSGGDATVVVFRTSGEAAWRRLAVFEARTGTGGVWEWSQTMPWKTLKETAFVDPNYDATTESWTTTPDGLAAAQSNLAVTLPVAPLRDGSNNLVIGTDFRAVAFGPGGGLLSMTGKAVSIRIASGHIIGNNIVIDGGSTPKNSVLLVIEPVTGRVKEIRD